In one window of Skermanella rosea DNA:
- a CDS encoding periplasmic nitrate reductase, NapE protein — translation MFLLLAFVIWPFVAVAVVGGYGFIVWMYQLIAGPPGPPPV, via the coding sequence ATGTTCCTGCTTCTCGCCTTCGTCATCTGGCCGTTCGTAGCCGTGGCGGTCGTCGGAGGCTACGGGTTCATCGTCTGGATGTACCAGCTCATCGCCGGACCTCCGGGGCCGCCGCCGGTCTAG
- a CDS encoding chaperone NapD, whose product MCDEVHISSLVVQALPEFLDDAREAVSAMPGIEVHAAEAGKMVVTLETADEGEIVARISEISLLDGVMAVNMVFHQVDAQMDRPDAAD is encoded by the coding sequence ATGTGCGATGAAGTCCATATCTCGAGCCTGGTCGTCCAGGCTCTGCCGGAGTTCCTGGATGATGCCAGGGAAGCCGTCTCGGCCATGCCCGGAATTGAGGTTCACGCCGCGGAGGCGGGGAAGATGGTGGTCACGCTGGAGACCGCCGACGAGGGGGAAATCGTCGCCCGGATCAGCGAGATCAGCCTGCTGGACGGTGTCATGGCGGTCAACATGGTCTTCCACCAGGTGGATGCGCAAATGGACCGGCCGGACGCGGCGGATTGA
- a CDS encoding NapC/NirT family cytochrome c yields the protein MKLPGFLVHPWRTFSSPSRYLSLGFLTLGGFAAGVIFWGGFNTALEATNREAFCVGCHEMNTNVYEELKTTIHFSNRSGVRATCPDCHVPHEWTDKIARKMQASKEVWGKIFGTIDTRDKFVAMRRELAEHEWARLKANNSLECRNCHSAESMDITKQGARAARVHQAYLFTGERTCIDCHKGIAHQLPNMDGVPPGWSEVDAGKGTLGHWLAEAER from the coding sequence ATGAAGCTGCCGGGATTCCTGGTGCATCCGTGGCGCACCTTCTCCAGTCCCAGCCGGTATCTCAGCCTCGGTTTCCTGACGCTCGGCGGGTTCGCCGCCGGCGTCATCTTCTGGGGCGGCTTCAACACGGCTCTGGAGGCGACCAACCGGGAGGCGTTCTGCGTCGGCTGCCACGAGATGAACACCAACGTCTACGAGGAGCTGAAGACGACGATCCACTTCTCCAACCGGTCCGGCGTGCGGGCGACCTGTCCCGATTGCCACGTGCCCCACGAGTGGACGGACAAGATCGCCCGCAAGATGCAGGCGTCCAAGGAGGTCTGGGGCAAGATCTTCGGCACCATCGACACGCGCGACAAGTTCGTCGCCATGCGGCGCGAGCTGGCCGAGCACGAGTGGGCCAGGCTGAAGGCCAACAACTCGCTGGAATGCCGGAACTGCCACTCGGCGGAATCCATGGACATCACCAAGCAGGGCGCCAGGGCGGCCCGGGTTCACCAGGCGTACCTGTTCACGGGCGAGCGCACCTGCATCGACTGCCACAAGGGCATCGCGCACCAGCTGCCCAACATGGACGGCGTGCCGCCGGGCTGGAGCGAGGTGGACGCCGGCAAGGGAACGCTGGGCCACTGGCTGGCGGAAGCGGAACGGTAG
- a CDS encoding type II toxin-antitoxin system HipA family toxin: MRSPVPGDTLDVRYSEYTVGHLVRRSESVLDLEFRYSEAWLGLKGAFPVSLSMPLDTQAYGAQQAYPWFMNLLPEGRALQLIGNVLSIAEIDVFAMIEEMGGDLPGALEVRRHSSSRRGEKPSIRPLTEAELAECIRALPERPVLVGGEGITMSLAGAQDKLPVVALRDGRLALPLHGMPSTHILKPRNGKFRDSVPNEAYCLNLATAAGLDAAPVSLGRAEDIDYLLVKRYDRRIKGKTITRIHQEDLCQATGFPPYLKYEWNPEIRRHGPKLKDCMDVIGRTKTAGMVKMRFFDALLFNILAGNVDAHSKNYSLLLRDPGTVEMAQIYDVLNGDIYPQVTRNLAMKIAGKQRGGHLYGRHWDRFAQENGLSPTQVRHRVAAVSKAVLDKAPETAEYMGSRFGNAAVHREISGYVVDYCKNMLTNLISDPAPEADVDVADAPVRSGSTP, from the coding sequence GTGAGAAGTCCAGTCCCCGGCGACACGCTGGATGTCCGTTATTCTGAATATACCGTTGGACATCTCGTGCGCCGGTCGGAGAGCGTTCTGGATCTGGAATTCCGCTATTCTGAAGCTTGGCTGGGTCTGAAGGGGGCCTTCCCCGTTTCCCTATCCATGCCGCTCGACACCCAGGCCTACGGGGCACAGCAGGCATATCCCTGGTTCATGAATCTTCTGCCGGAAGGACGCGCCCTTCAGCTGATCGGCAACGTGCTGTCCATCGCTGAAATCGATGTCTTCGCCATGATCGAAGAAATGGGCGGCGACCTTCCGGGAGCGCTCGAAGTTCGTCGTCACAGCAGCTCGCGTCGCGGGGAGAAGCCGTCCATCAGGCCCCTGACCGAAGCCGAGCTGGCGGAGTGCATTCGCGCCCTGCCGGAACGCCCGGTTCTGGTGGGCGGGGAAGGCATCACCATGTCGCTGGCCGGAGCTCAGGACAAGCTGCCGGTCGTCGCCCTGCGGGATGGCCGCCTTGCATTGCCGCTCCATGGGATGCCGTCCACCCACATTCTGAAGCCGAGAAACGGGAAGTTCCGGGACAGCGTTCCGAATGAGGCATACTGCCTCAATCTCGCGACGGCCGCCGGGCTTGACGCCGCCCCGGTATCCCTGGGACGGGCGGAGGACATCGACTACCTTCTGGTGAAACGGTACGATCGCCGGATCAAAGGCAAAACCATCACCCGAATCCACCAGGAGGACCTCTGCCAAGCCACCGGCTTTCCACCATACCTGAAGTATGAGTGGAACCCTGAAATCAGGCGTCATGGGCCCAAGCTGAAAGACTGCATGGACGTGATCGGCCGCACCAAAACTGCCGGTATGGTGAAGATGCGCTTCTTCGATGCGCTGCTGTTCAATATCCTTGCCGGCAACGTGGATGCCCATTCCAAGAATTATTCCCTGCTGCTGCGCGACCCCGGGACGGTCGAGATGGCGCAGATCTACGACGTCCTGAACGGGGACATCTATCCCCAGGTGACGAGAAACCTCGCCATGAAGATTGCCGGCAAGCAGCGCGGCGGCCATCTGTATGGCCGACACTGGGACAGGTTCGCCCAGGAAAACGGCTTGTCACCGACGCAGGTCCGACATCGGGTTGCCGCCGTTTCCAAAGCGGTGCTGGACAAGGCGCCCGAAACGGCGGAATACATGGGCAGCAGGTTCGGGAATGCCGCTGTCCACAGGGAAATCAGTGGCTATGTGGTGGATTACTGCAAGAACATGCTGACCAACCTTATCTCCGATCCGGCTCCTGAAGCTGATGTCGATGTCGCTGATGCGCCAGTGCGATCTGGCTCAACCCCATGA
- a CDS encoding recombinase family protein: MLAFKSIEEQLDTASAAEELVFQVFGAVAHFESRLIAERSCDGVAAAHVLRSLQGRFNLGEQKLLATFALVDAGLIAIHAARQLGLGFLPFNIICDKYDFAVGFVVWR, from the coding sequence GTGCTCGCATTCAAGTCTATTGAGGAGCAGCTCGATACCGCATCGGCAGCCGAAGAGCTGGTCTTCCAAGTCTTCGGAGCCGTCGCCCATTTTGAGAGCCGGCTGATCGCGGAGCGCTCGTGCGACGGAGTCGCCGCTGCACATGTGCTAAGAAGTCTGCAGGGGCGTTTCAACCTTGGTGAGCAGAAGCTCCTAGCCACGTTCGCCCTTGTCGATGCGGGCCTTATTGCCATCCATGCCGCCCGGCAACTCGGACTAGGTTTTCTACCATTCAATATCATTTGTGATAAATATGACTTTGCTGTTGGATTCGTTGTTTGGAGGTAA
- a CDS encoding DUF4142 domain-containing protein, whose amino-acid sequence MNYPVHAQESPPQAQEQTLHIDEMLVQEAIQRGLAEIEMARLAEERAEADAVHSFADLMLEHHGKLNERLVQAAREIGAEIPSGPNESEASVIERLKTLRGAAFDEVYAVGVAQDHMRHHNLHARLAGYASAPVLRRIGAEAVPVLEEHLAAAQALRVEVRPIAQGPLGAVPDQAAEPSEATPQRQQAPYSDEAEGAEP is encoded by the coding sequence ATGAACTATCCGGTTCATGCCCAGGAATCCCCGCCTCAAGCGCAGGAGCAGACCCTTCATATCGACGAGATGCTGGTCCAGGAAGCCATCCAACGGGGCTTGGCGGAGATCGAGATGGCCAGGCTTGCCGAAGAGCGCGCCGAGGCGGACGCGGTGCATTCCTTCGCCGACCTCATGCTGGAACACCATGGAAAGCTGAACGAACGGCTGGTCCAGGCGGCACGCGAAATCGGCGCGGAGATACCCTCCGGCCCGAACGAGAGCGAGGCGTCGGTCATCGAGCGGCTGAAGACGCTCCGAGGCGCCGCCTTCGACGAGGTCTACGCGGTGGGCGTCGCCCAGGACCACATGCGGCACCATAACCTGCACGCGCGCCTGGCGGGGTACGCTTCCGCTCCGGTCCTGCGGCGGATCGGCGCGGAAGCGGTGCCGGTGCTGGAGGAGCATCTGGCCGCGGCACAGGCGCTGCGGGTCGAGGTCCGGCCGATCGCCCAGGGTCCGCTCGGGGCGGTGCCCGACCAGGCCGCCGAGCCGAGCGAGGCGACCCCGCAACGGCAGCAGGCCCCTTATTCGGACGAGGCCGAGGGGGCCGAGCCCTGA
- the napA gene encoding periplasmic nitrate reductase subunit alpha: MELTRRDYIKAHAAATAAAAAQISLPAAAQQSLVAGQDAKLKWSKAPCRFCGTGCGVMVAVKDDRVVATHGDIKAEVNRGLNCVKGYFLSKIMYGQDRLTTPMLRMRNGEYHKDGEFQPVSWERAFDEMARQWKRVLKEKGPTAVGMFGSGQWTIWEGYTASKLMRAGFRSNNLDPNARHCMASAAVAFIRTFGMDEPMGCYDDIEAADAFVLWGSNMAEMHPILWTRVTDRRISAPHVKVAVLSTFEHRSYELADVPMVFKPGTDLAILNFIANHIIQTGRVNREFVDKHCNFRMGQTDIGYGLRPEHVLEVRATGAKEATASTPSSFDEFAKLVATYTADYTAELTGVPKERLLALAELYADPKTKVMSFWTMGFNQHVRGVWANHMIYNIHLLTGKISEPGNSPFSLTGQPSACGTAREVGTFSHRLPADMQVTNPEHRKKTEEIWKLPAGLLPDKPGYHAVQQDRMLKDGKLNAYWIQVNNNLQAAPNSDNETYVGYRNPDNFIVVSDAYPTVTAMAADLVLPAAMWVEKEGAYGNAERRTHFWHQLVPAPGEARSDLWQMMEFSKRFTTDEVWPAETLDRNPEYRGKTLFDVLFANGEVNRFPLEDMDPEYENRESRAFGFYVQKGLFEEYASFGRHHGHDLADFDEYHKVRGMRWPVVDNQETRWRYREGLDPYVKPGEGIRFYGNPDGRAIIFGFPYEPPAEAPDAEYDLWLVTGRVLEHWHSGSMTMRVPELYKAVPMALVYMHPDDAAARKLRRGSEVVVQSRRGEVRLRVETRGRNKPPRGLVFVPWFDSTRLINKVTLDATDPISKQTDFKKCAVRITAV; the protein is encoded by the coding sequence GTGGAACTGACACGAAGAGACTATATCAAGGCCCACGCGGCCGCGACGGCCGCGGCCGCGGCGCAGATCAGCCTTCCGGCCGCGGCCCAGCAGTCCCTGGTCGCCGGACAGGACGCGAAGCTCAAATGGTCCAAGGCGCCCTGCCGGTTCTGCGGCACGGGCTGCGGGGTCATGGTCGCGGTCAAGGACGACCGCGTCGTCGCCACCCACGGCGACATCAAGGCGGAGGTCAACCGCGGCCTGAACTGCGTGAAAGGGTACTTCCTGTCCAAGATCATGTACGGGCAGGACCGCCTGACGACGCCGATGCTGCGCATGCGGAACGGCGAGTACCACAAGGACGGCGAGTTCCAGCCGGTGTCCTGGGAGCGCGCCTTCGACGAGATGGCCCGCCAGTGGAAGCGGGTGCTGAAGGAGAAGGGGCCGACGGCCGTCGGCATGTTCGGATCGGGACAGTGGACGATCTGGGAAGGCTATACCGCGAGCAAGCTGATGCGCGCCGGCTTCCGCTCCAACAACCTGGACCCCAACGCCCGCCACTGCATGGCCTCGGCCGCCGTCGCCTTCATCCGGACCTTCGGCATGGACGAGCCGATGGGCTGCTACGACGACATCGAGGCGGCCGACGCCTTCGTCCTGTGGGGCTCCAACATGGCGGAGATGCATCCGATCCTGTGGACCCGGGTGACGGACCGGCGGATCTCGGCGCCCCACGTCAAGGTCGCCGTTCTGTCCACCTTCGAGCACCGCAGCTACGAGCTGGCCGACGTGCCGATGGTGTTCAAGCCGGGCACCGACCTGGCGATCCTCAACTTCATCGCCAACCACATCATCCAAACCGGCCGGGTCAACCGGGAGTTCGTGGACAAGCACTGCAACTTCCGCATGGGCCAGACGGACATCGGCTACGGCCTGCGGCCGGAGCACGTGCTGGAGGTCCGGGCGACCGGCGCCAAGGAGGCGACCGCCTCGACGCCCAGCAGCTTCGACGAGTTCGCCAAGCTGGTCGCCACCTACACGGCGGACTACACGGCGGAGCTGACCGGCGTTCCCAAGGAGCGCCTGCTGGCCTTGGCCGAGCTCTACGCCGATCCCAAGACCAAGGTCATGTCGTTCTGGACCATGGGGTTCAACCAGCACGTCCGCGGCGTCTGGGCCAACCACATGATCTACAACATCCATCTGCTGACCGGGAAGATCTCGGAGCCGGGCAACAGCCCGTTCTCCCTGACCGGCCAGCCCTCGGCCTGCGGCACCGCGCGCGAGGTCGGGACCTTCTCCCACCGCCTGCCGGCCGACATGCAGGTGACCAACCCGGAGCACCGGAAGAAGACCGAGGAGATCTGGAAGCTGCCGGCGGGGCTGCTGCCGGACAAGCCGGGATACCACGCGGTCCAGCAGGACCGTATGCTGAAGGACGGCAAGCTCAACGCCTACTGGATCCAGGTCAACAACAACCTCCAGGCGGCACCCAACTCCGACAACGAGACCTATGTCGGCTACCGCAACCCGGACAACTTCATCGTGGTGTCGGACGCCTATCCGACCGTGACCGCGATGGCGGCGGACCTGGTGCTGCCGGCCGCCATGTGGGTCGAGAAGGAAGGCGCCTACGGCAATGCCGAGCGGCGCACCCATTTCTGGCACCAGCTCGTCCCGGCACCGGGCGAGGCCCGCTCCGACCTGTGGCAGATGATGGAGTTCTCGAAAAGATTCACGACCGACGAGGTGTGGCCGGCCGAGACGCTGGACCGGAACCCGGAATACCGGGGGAAGACGCTGTTCGACGTGCTGTTCGCCAACGGTGAGGTAAACAGGTTCCCGCTGGAGGACATGGACCCCGAGTACGAGAACCGGGAGTCCCGGGCCTTCGGGTTCTATGTCCAGAAGGGCCTGTTCGAGGAATACGCCTCGTTCGGCCGCCATCACGGGCACGACTTGGCCGACTTCGACGAGTACCACAAGGTCCGCGGCATGCGCTGGCCCGTCGTGGACAACCAGGAGACCCGCTGGCGCTACCGGGAGGGCCTGGACCCCTACGTGAAGCCGGGAGAGGGCATCCGCTTCTACGGCAACCCCGACGGCCGCGCGATCATCTTCGGTTTCCCGTACGAGCCGCCGGCCGAGGCGCCGGATGCGGAATACGACCTGTGGCTGGTCACCGGCCGGGTGCTGGAGCACTGGCATTCCGGGTCCATGACCATGCGGGTGCCGGAGCTCTACAAGGCGGTGCCGATGGCGCTGGTCTACATGCACCCGGACGACGCCGCGGCCCGCAAGCTGCGCCGGGGTTCCGAAGTGGTGGTCCAGTCGCGCCGGGGCGAGGTCCGCCTGCGCGTCGAGACCCGGGGGCGCAACAAGCCGCCGCGCGGCCTGGTCTTCGTGCCCTGGTTCGACAGCACCCGCCTGATCAACAAGGTGACGCTGGACGCCACCGACCCGATTTCCAAACAGACCGACTTCAAGAAGTGCGCGGTCAGGATAACCGCGGTGTAG
- a CDS encoding nitrate reductase cytochrome c-type subunit — MRVFFYAVLAALPVLVPAVISAQQPVQTPFRPPVAFTDELPAPPIPADVTDDRRVARNYPEQPPVIPHNVRDYQINLNTNRCLTCHSRQFTEAVQAPMISITHYMDRDGQMLGQVSPRRYFCMQCHVPQTAAQPVVPNGFKDIDSLISRPSGGGEHK; from the coding sequence ATGAGAGTTTTCTTCTACGCCGTCCTCGCGGCGCTTCCGGTGCTCGTGCCCGCGGTCATCTCGGCCCAGCAGCCGGTCCAGACCCCGTTCCGTCCGCCGGTCGCGTTCACCGACGAGCTGCCGGCGCCCCCGATCCCGGCGGACGTGACCGACGACCGCCGGGTCGCCCGGAACTATCCGGAGCAGCCCCCGGTGATCCCGCACAATGTGCGCGACTACCAGATCAACCTGAACACCAACCGCTGCCTGACCTGCCACAGCCGGCAGTTCACCGAAGCGGTGCAGGCGCCGATGATCAGCATCACCCACTACATGGACCGCGACGGCCAGATGCTGGGACAGGTGTCGCCGCGCCGGTACTTCTGCATGCAGTGCCACGTTCCCCAGACCGCGGCGCAGCCCGTCGTGCCGAACGGGTTCAAGGACATCGACAGCCTGATCAGCAGGCCCTCCGGCGGGGGTGAGCACAAATGA
- a CDS encoding sulfurtransferase, which produces MDVRASEEFEADRLRGAVRVPIEMWEEKAKMPGSELGDPTFWEAAIGALGIDGGRPVVIYDDGRMTEAARVWFILQHFGIHAAVLNGGWPALDTVAGFDIEVGPAAQQVPVNFQARPGSGPVGLADRATVRAELGTSTQVFDARTAAEYAGTDYRKNARGGHLPGARHFAHADLLDPSGRLRTSGELRAVLEAAGFSPRAPIVTHCDGGGRAALAAIAALRAGMPDVRVYYLSFADWARDEICPIERPF; this is translated from the coding sequence CTGGACGTCCGTGCGTCTGAGGAGTTCGAAGCCGACCGGCTTCGGGGTGCCGTTCGCGTGCCAATCGAAATGTGGGAGGAGAAGGCGAAGATGCCCGGATCCGAGCTGGGCGACCCTACCTTTTGGGAGGCCGCCATCGGGGCACTAGGTATCGACGGCGGGCGTCCGGTCGTGATCTACGACGACGGGCGGATGACCGAGGCAGCTCGGGTATGGTTCATCCTTCAGCATTTCGGTATCCATGCCGCCGTGCTCAACGGCGGGTGGCCGGCGCTCGATACCGTGGCAGGATTTGATATCGAGGTCGGCCCCGCAGCCCAGCAGGTCCCTGTCAACTTCCAGGCGCGTCCCGGTTCGGGGCCGGTCGGCCTTGCCGACCGAGCGACCGTCCGAGCCGAACTCGGCACCTCGACACAGGTCTTTGACGCACGGACTGCGGCGGAGTATGCAGGCACGGATTACAGGAAGAACGCCCGAGGCGGCCACCTGCCCGGGGCGAGGCACTTCGCGCATGCCGACCTGCTGGACCCTTCCGGTCGTCTCCGAACCTCCGGCGAACTGCGAGCCGTGCTGGAGGCGGCTGGCTTCTCGCCGAGAGCGCCGATCGTCACCCACTGCGACGGAGGTGGACGGGCAGCTCTCGCCGCCATCGCGGCGCTGCGAGCGGGAATGCCGGACGTCCGGGTCTATTATCTCAGCTTCGCCGACTGGGCACGTGACGAAATCTGCCCGATCGAGCGCCCGTTTTAG
- a CDS encoding DUF4041 domain-containing protein, whose product MTASLRSENDRLLPYARVAEAEGEAKRIMDAAHTAESRMRRELESQLQEAQEAVSVAREQAKAIMDVARIQASRIVEGAKAERAETLAAGKSQAADVETRARTYADKLLETARRQAVNMITSAERKAEETAGQALRAIREAERLDGVVKALKNRIEGYGDEYLIPGVTLLDKLADDYDFSLASRDYKLVKEQVKRMMRDGRAATCDYVEANRRETAIRFVADAFNGKVETALSRLRHDNYGKLRQEILDAFALVNLNGQAFRSAQVEAGYLELRLEELRLGTVLQEMKLADMAEQKRIKDQIREEQRAQREFERALRDAAKEEDALKKAMEKVRGAYEVAGQEQKQKYEMQLREMEQRLTEAEVKNQRALSMAQQTRAGHVYVISNVGSFGEDIFKIGMTRRLEPFDRVRELGDASVPFEFDVHAMIFSENAPALERDLQKRFFLQQVNKVNLRKEFFRVSLDDLRKVVEEQNVGTIHWTLAAEARHYRETLALEQRLASDPVARQAWLAEQRARLDLPETLYEDEAVEGDLVA is encoded by the coding sequence ATGACAGCCAGCCTGCGGTCAGAGAACGACCGCCTCCTGCCCTACGCCAGGGTCGCCGAGGCCGAAGGCGAGGCCAAACGTATCATGGACGCCGCACATACTGCTGAGTCCCGGATGAGGCGGGAACTTGAAAGTCAGCTCCAGGAAGCTCAGGAAGCAGTCTCAGTCGCGCGTGAGCAGGCGAAGGCCATAATGGATGTCGCACGGATCCAGGCGAGCAGGATCGTCGAAGGCGCCAAAGCCGAGCGCGCTGAAACTCTCGCCGCGGGCAAAAGCCAGGCAGCGGACGTGGAGACCAGGGCCAGAACCTATGCCGATAAACTGCTGGAAACAGCGCGTCGCCAAGCTGTCAATATGATCACCAGCGCCGAGCGAAAGGCAGAGGAAACCGCAGGTCAGGCCCTCAGGGCGATACGTGAAGCCGAGAGGCTGGATGGTGTGGTAAAGGCGCTCAAGAACCGGATCGAAGGCTATGGGGACGAGTACCTGATCCCCGGCGTGACCCTGCTGGACAAACTTGCGGACGACTATGATTTTTCCCTGGCCAGCCGGGATTACAAGCTGGTCAAGGAGCAGGTGAAGCGCATGATGAGGGATGGCCGGGCCGCGACTTGCGACTATGTCGAAGCCAATCGGCGCGAGACGGCCATTCGCTTCGTTGCCGATGCCTTCAACGGCAAGGTAGAGACCGCTCTTTCCAGACTTCGCCATGACAACTACGGCAAGCTCCGCCAGGAGATCCTCGATGCCTTCGCGCTGGTCAACCTCAACGGTCAGGCTTTCCGGTCAGCTCAGGTTGAAGCCGGGTACCTGGAACTGAGACTCGAAGAGCTGCGTCTGGGCACGGTACTGCAGGAGATGAAGCTGGCCGACATGGCTGAGCAAAAGCGCATCAAAGACCAGATCCGAGAAGAGCAACGGGCACAGCGCGAGTTCGAGCGCGCCCTGCGAGATGCGGCCAAAGAGGAGGACGCTCTCAAGAAGGCAATGGAAAAGGTGCGCGGGGCGTATGAAGTGGCCGGGCAGGAGCAGAAGCAGAAATACGAGATGCAGTTACGCGAGATGGAGCAGAGGTTGACAGAGGCGGAAGTCAAAAACCAGCGTGCCCTGTCGATGGCCCAGCAGACTAGGGCCGGCCACGTCTACGTGATATCGAACGTGGGATCATTTGGCGAAGACATCTTCAAAATAGGGATGACAAGACGTCTTGAGCCGTTCGATCGTGTTCGCGAACTCGGTGATGCCAGCGTACCCTTCGAATTCGACGTCCACGCCATGATCTTTTCCGAGAACGCTCCAGCTCTGGAGCGCGATCTCCAGAAGCGCTTTTTCTTGCAGCAGGTGAACAAAGTCAATCTCCGGAAGGAATTTTTCCGCGTTTCCCTCGACGATCTACGAAAAGTTGTTGAGGAGCAGAATGTTGGAACAATCCACTGGACCTTGGCGGCGGAAGCACGCCACTATCGGGAGACTCTGGCTCTCGAACAGCGCCTCGCCTCCGACCCAGTTGCAAGACAGGCTTGGCTTGCGGAGCAGAGGGCACGGCTTGATCTGCCTGAGACGCTTTACGAAGATGAGGCGGTTGAGGGGGATCTTGTGGCCTGA
- the napF gene encoding ferredoxin-type protein NapF codes for MPDDRIDPGRRSLLRGRLRRAPAPIRPPYASDRRVLDACVRCGACADACPEGIIAAGDGGYPEVDFGNGECTFCGGCAEACPAPVFDLAQETPWFQAARIADTCFARMGIVCQSCRDACPTGAINFTIGWGGPSRPDVDASACTGCGACVSPCPAGAVTVVSAGGQKGTSNVR; via the coding sequence ATGCCCGACGACAGGATCGATCCGGGTCGGCGCAGCCTGCTGAGAGGGCGGCTGCGGCGGGCGCCCGCGCCCATCCGGCCGCCCTATGCCTCCGACCGGCGCGTGCTCGACGCCTGCGTGCGGTGCGGCGCCTGCGCGGACGCCTGTCCGGAGGGCATCATCGCGGCGGGCGACGGGGGGTACCCGGAGGTCGATTTCGGGAACGGCGAATGCACCTTCTGCGGCGGCTGCGCCGAGGCCTGCCCGGCTCCCGTGTTCGACCTGGCCCAGGAAACTCCCTGGTTCCAGGCGGCGCGCATTGCCGATACCTGCTTCGCCAGGATGGGGATCGTCTGCCAGAGCTGCCGCGACGCGTGCCCGACCGGCGCGATCAATTTCACCATCGGGTGGGGCGGACCGTCCCGGCCCGACGTGGACGCGTCAGCCTGTACCGGATGCGGCGCGTGCGTTTCCCCGTGTCCGGCCGGGGCGGTGACGGTCGTTTCCGCAGGGGGCCAAAAGGGAACAAGCAATGTGCGATGA
- a CDS encoding helix-turn-helix domain-containing protein: MFDHLITDAGALGKVIRERRRALGMRQADLAMVAGVGVRFIVDAENGKSTCQIGLLLKLLRELGIDLAASVPSATETHLPSGGIEIEGYEL, translated from the coding sequence ATGTTTGATCATCTTATCACGGATGCGGGAGCGCTCGGAAAGGTAATCCGCGAACGGCGGCGCGCACTCGGGATGAGACAGGCTGATCTGGCGATGGTCGCCGGAGTTGGTGTGCGCTTCATTGTCGATGCCGAGAACGGCAAGTCCACCTGTCAGATAGGCCTCCTGCTGAAGCTGCTGCGCGAACTTGGCATCGACCTGGCAGCCTCAGTTCCGTCCGCCACGGAGACGCACCTGCCGTCCGGCGGCATCGAGATAGAAGGGTATGAGTTGTGA